In Lagopus muta isolate bLagMut1 chromosome 20, bLagMut1 primary, whole genome shotgun sequence, the following proteins share a genomic window:
- the ASPA gene encoding aspartoacylase isoform X2 — protein MRCVCPSRALRRQTACMLSEQFLKLLKSMTSCCVVPKPPVRRVAIFGGTHGNELSGIFLVKHWQENGAEIQRAGMEVKPFLTNPRAVKKCTRYIDCDLNRVFDPDNLGQTVVEDIPYEVRRAQEINHIFGPKGSDDAYDLIFDLHNTTANMGGTLILENSRDDFTIQMCHYIKNALAPERVPVLLIEHPNLKYATTRSVAKHPVGVEVGPQPQGVVRADILDKMRKIVKHGLDFVHLFNEGKEFPPCTIEVYKIMEKVDYPRNKNDEVIAIIHPKLQDQDWQPLNNGDPLFLTLDGEVIAYKGDCTVYPTFINEAAYYEKKQAFVNTVTVELTAELIRSQP, from the exons ATGCGCTGTGTCTGCCCTAGCAGAGCGCTCAGGAGACAAACTGCTTGCATGCTAAGTGAG caattcttaaagctgctgaaaagcatGACTTCCTGTTGTGTTGTTCCAAAACCTCCAGTGAGGAGGGTTGCTATCTTTGGAGGAACTCATGGCAATGAGTTATCAGGGATATTTTTGGTCAAGCACTGGCAAGAGAATGGAGCTGAGATTCAAAGAGCAGGAATGGAAGTGAAACCATTTCTCACCAACCCAAGAGCTGTGAAGAAGTGTACTAGATACATTGACTGTGATCTGAACCGTGTTTTTGACCCTGATAATCTTGG ACAGACAGTGGTGGAAGATATTCCATATGAAGTGAGAAGGGCTCAGGAAATCAACCATATATTTGGTCCAAAAGGTAGTGATGATGCCTATGACCTTATTTTTGACCTTCACAACACCACTGCTAACATGGGTGGTACCCTTATTCTTGAGAACTCCAGGGATGACTTTACAATTCAAATGTGTCATTATATCAAG AATGCTTTGGCTCCAGAGCGCGTTCCTGTTCTGCTGATTGAACATCCCAACTTGAAATACGCAACAACCCGATCTGTAGCAAAACATCCTGTTG GTGTGGAGGTGGGGCCTCAGCCACAAGGTGTTGTTAGAGCTGACATTTTGGACAAAATGAGGAAGATTGTCAAACACGGCCTTGATTTTGTTCACCTTTTTAACGAAG GAAAAGAATTTCCACCATGTACAATTGAGGTTTATAAAATAATGGAGAAAGTAGATTATCCcaggaataaaaatgatgaaGTTATTGCTATTATTCACCCTAAGCTGCAG GATCAAGATTGGCAGCCACTGAACAATGGTGATCCTCTGTTTTTGACTCTTGATGGAGAAGTAATTGCATATAAAGGGGACTGTACAGTCTATCCAACATTCATTAATGAAGCTGCGtattatgaaaagaaacaagcctTTGTAAACACAGTTACCGTGGAACTCACTGCAGAACTCATCAGATCTCAGCCGTAG
- the SPATA22 gene encoding spermatogenesis-associated protein 22: protein MKRSSADASTRSTAGCLPVPLFNQKKRPRQPLTSNPLKNEPGSSSVTHDFSSSSLGWGAANPEVDELQKAADSGADDHMAPSPMKSPNAIKPNLVKAGRNLYDYRAEEKTPSTKIWNRNECTPASNRTGSISGSGTTQKFENRSNNWKPVQQQKVPDSSNSSQHIKTTGTSQKRSTKGQWPVKPNTASGNLQDYGLPYKLNCNSQQNSMNEKQFDCVPEAKSQDISSFQLKLKEKRNSLRIVSAVIESMKHWSQYTYKTPILFEVLGTLDSAVTSGAYGAKNFLLRDGKESLPCVFYEIDRELPRLIRGRVLRCMGNYDTKKNIFKCVSVRPATVPEQNTFQEFVKIADVEMTAYAKTMNEI, encoded by the exons atgaAAAGGAGTTCAGCTGATGCTTCAACCCGCAGCACCGCAG gtTGTTTGCCTGTGCCTCTCTTCAATCAGAAAAAGAGACCCAGGCAGCCCCTCACCTCAAATCCCCTTAAGAACGAGCCGGGTTCCAGTTCTGTGACTCAtgacttttcttcctcatcatTGG gctggggagctgcaaACCCAGAAGTCGATGAgctacagaaagcagcagacagTGG agcagatgaTCACATGGCTCCTTCCCCTATGAAATCACCAAATGCAATAAAGCCTAATTTAGTCAAAGCTGGAAGAAACTTGTATGACTACAG ggcagaagagaagactccCAGTACTAAAATTTGGAACAGAAATGAGTGCACCCCTGCAAGTAACAGAACAGGTTCAATATCTGGTAGTGGAACTACTCAAAAGTTTGAGAACCGTTCAAATAATTGGAAAcctgttcagcagcagaaagtaCCTGATAGCTCCAATTCATCTCAGCACATCAAAACAACAGGAACCAGCCAAAAGCGCTCCACTAAAGGACAGTGGCCAGTGAAACCTAACACTGCGTCAGGAAATCTGCAGGATTATGGCCTGCCATATAAATTGAACTGCAATAGTCAGCAAAATAGCatgaatgaaaagcaatttgATTGCGTTCCAGAAGCCAAAAGTCAG gatatttcttcatttcaattaaagctaaaagaaaaaaggaattctTTGCGAATCGTATCTGCAGTCATTGAAAGCATGAAGCACTGGAGCCAATACACTTACAAAACACCAATATTATTTGAAGTTTTAG GCACCCTTGATTCTGCAGTCACATCTGGAGCGTACGGAGCCAAGAATTTTCTTTTGAGAGATGGAAAGGAGAGCCTGCCTTGTGTTTTTTATGAAATT GATCGCGAGCTTCCAAGACTCATTAGAGGTCGTGTGCTCAGATGCATGGGAAACTATGAcacaaaaaagaacattttcaagTGTGTCTCTGTAAGACCAGCAACTGTTCCagaacaaaacacttttcaaGAATTTGTTAAAATTGCAGATGTTGAGATGACAGCCTACGCAAAAACAATGaatgaaatttaa
- the ASPA gene encoding aspartoacylase isoform X3: MRCVCPSRALRRQTACMLSERYELDFPVVFFCFQQFLKLLKSMTSCCVVPKPPVRRVAIFGGTHGNELSGIFLVKHWQENGAEIQRAGMEVKPFLTNPRAVKKCTRYIDCDLNRVFDPDNLGQTVVEDIPYEVRRAQEINHIFGPKGSDDAYDLIFDLHNTTANMGGTLILENSRDDFTIQMCHYIKEQRSVFESCLTLLFLELINNGRVRFALNEQLEKRSAMGCSVKKRKTKKRRKKKRLSSQSLSTRDNLNIATTRKKICLEICFKGFRL; encoded by the exons ATGCGCTGTGTCTGCCCTAGCAGAGCGCTCAGGAGACAAACTGCTTGCATGCTAAGTGAG agataCGAGCTTGACTtccctgttgttttcttttgctttcagcaattcttaaagctgctgaaaagcatGACTTCCTGTTGTGTTGTTCCAAAACCTCCAGTGAGGAGGGTTGCTATCTTTGGAGGAACTCATGGCAATGAGTTATCAGGGATATTTTTGGTCAAGCACTGGCAAGAGAATGGAGCTGAGATTCAAAGAGCAGGAATGGAAGTGAAACCATTTCTCACCAACCCAAGAGCTGTGAAGAAGTGTACTAGATACATTGACTGTGATCTGAACCGTGTTTTTGACCCTGATAATCTTGG ACAGACAGTGGTGGAAGATATTCCATATGAAGTGAGAAGGGCTCAGGAAATCAACCATATATTTGGTCCAAAAGGTAGTGATGATGCCTATGACCTTATTTTTGACCTTCACAACACCACTGCTAACATGGGTGGTACCCTTATTCTTGAGAACTCCAGGGATGACTTTACAATTCAAATGTGTCATTATATCAAG GAACAGCGAAGTGTCTTTGAATCCTGTTTGACTCTGCTGTTCCTGGAGCTGATAAATAATGGCAGAGTGAGGTTTGCACTAAATGAGCAATTGGAAAAGAGATCTGCAATGGGATGCTCTgtcaaaaaaaggaaaacaaaaaagaggcggaaaaagaaaaggctgagttCACAATCTCTGTCCACACGAGATAATCTAAACATagcaacaacaagaaaaaagatctgCCTAGAAATCTGCTTTAAAGGATTTAGATTATAA
- the ASPA gene encoding aspartoacylase isoform X1 — protein MRCVCPSRALRRQTACMLSERYELDFPVVFFCFQQFLKLLKSMTSCCVVPKPPVRRVAIFGGTHGNELSGIFLVKHWQENGAEIQRAGMEVKPFLTNPRAVKKCTRYIDCDLNRVFDPDNLGQTVVEDIPYEVRRAQEINHIFGPKGSDDAYDLIFDLHNTTANMGGTLILENSRDDFTIQMCHYIKNALAPERVPVLLIEHPNLKYATTRSVAKHPVGVEVGPQPQGVVRADILDKMRKIVKHGLDFVHLFNEGKEFPPCTIEVYKIMEKVDYPRNKNDEVIAIIHPKLQDQDWQPLNNGDPLFLTLDGEVIAYKGDCTVYPTFINEAAYYEKKQAFVNTVTVELTAELIRSQP, from the exons ATGCGCTGTGTCTGCCCTAGCAGAGCGCTCAGGAGACAAACTGCTTGCATGCTAAGTGAG agataCGAGCTTGACTtccctgttgttttcttttgctttcagcaattcttaaagctgctgaaaagcatGACTTCCTGTTGTGTTGTTCCAAAACCTCCAGTGAGGAGGGTTGCTATCTTTGGAGGAACTCATGGCAATGAGTTATCAGGGATATTTTTGGTCAAGCACTGGCAAGAGAATGGAGCTGAGATTCAAAGAGCAGGAATGGAAGTGAAACCATTTCTCACCAACCCAAGAGCTGTGAAGAAGTGTACTAGATACATTGACTGTGATCTGAACCGTGTTTTTGACCCTGATAATCTTGG ACAGACAGTGGTGGAAGATATTCCATATGAAGTGAGAAGGGCTCAGGAAATCAACCATATATTTGGTCCAAAAGGTAGTGATGATGCCTATGACCTTATTTTTGACCTTCACAACACCACTGCTAACATGGGTGGTACCCTTATTCTTGAGAACTCCAGGGATGACTTTACAATTCAAATGTGTCATTATATCAAG AATGCTTTGGCTCCAGAGCGCGTTCCTGTTCTGCTGATTGAACATCCCAACTTGAAATACGCAACAACCCGATCTGTAGCAAAACATCCTGTTG GTGTGGAGGTGGGGCCTCAGCCACAAGGTGTTGTTAGAGCTGACATTTTGGACAAAATGAGGAAGATTGTCAAACACGGCCTTGATTTTGTTCACCTTTTTAACGAAG GAAAAGAATTTCCACCATGTACAATTGAGGTTTATAAAATAATGGAGAAAGTAGATTATCCcaggaataaaaatgatgaaGTTATTGCTATTATTCACCCTAAGCTGCAG GATCAAGATTGGCAGCCACTGAACAATGGTGATCCTCTGTTTTTGACTCTTGATGGAGAAGTAATTGCATATAAAGGGGACTGTACAGTCTATCCAACATTCATTAATGAAGCTGCGtattatgaaaagaaacaagcctTTGTAAACACAGTTACCGTGGAACTCACTGCAGAACTCATCAGATCTCAGCCGTAG
- the TRPV3 gene encoding transient receptor potential cation channel subfamily V member 3 isoform X1, translating into MIKDNKEAVPLMGKKTNPPGAPPSNQQEKKPTEGTPTKKSSHFFLEIEGFEGNATPNNTSPPVFSKPMDSNIRPCASANGEDMDSPQSLQDDVTEYSPNADCCANIAQGAEQTGARKKLKKYLFRAVSEGNIEELQGLLAELKERSSVCTNMTVPDYLMKKFTASDTGKTCLMKALLNINNNTNEIVNILLSFAEENGILERFINAAYTEEAYKGQTALNIAIERRQFEITQTLIEKGADVNAHAQGIFFNPKHKHEGFYFGETALALAACTNQPDIIELLMDNTRTNIASQDSRGNNILHALVTVAEDFKTQNDFVIRMYDTILLKSKDRNLEKVKNKEGLTPLQLAAKTGKLEVLKYILSREIRDKPNRSLSRKFTDWAYGPVQSSLYDLTELDTTADNSVLEIIVYNTNIGNRHEMLTLEPLNSLLRMKWKKFARHMLFMSCCFYFLYNVTLTLVSYHRPNENEAPPYPLALTRGVGWLQLSGQVMVMLGAIFLAIKESVAIFLLRPSDLQSILSDAWFHFAFFIQAMLVIFSVFLYLFSYKEHLVCLVLAMALGWANMLYFTRGFQSMGIYSVMIQKVILNDVIKFLVVYIVFLLGFGVALAALIETCQNGGECHSNSSLGPVLMDLFKLTLGLGDLEIQQNSKYPVLFLLLLITYVVLTFVLLLNMLIALMGETVEDISKESEHIWKLQRARTILEFEKFLPKSLRKKFQLGERCKVAENDTRLCLRINEVRWTEWKTHVSFINEDPGPADPSKVQDNSRTNSKNTLNTFEEMDDLPETSL; encoded by the exons TGCGTCTGCAAATGGGGAAGACATGGATTCCCCACAGTCTCTTCAGGATGATGTGACTGAATATAGCCCTAATGCAGACTGTTG TGCTAACATAGCACAAGGAGCTGAGCAGACAGGAGCCCggaagaagctgaagaaatacCTGTTTCGGGCAGTGTCTGAGGGGAATATTGAAGAATTGCAAGGTCTGCTCGCAGAGCTGAAGGAGAGATCAAGTGTTTGCACAAACATGACTGTGCCAG ATTATCTAATGAAAAAATTCACAGCTTCAGATACTGGGAAAACTTGTCTGATGAAAGCTCTACTGAACATAAACAACAACACAAATGAGATAGTGAATATACTACTAtcctttgcagaagaaaatggtaTTTTGGAGAGGTTCATCAATGCAGCATACACAGAAGAGGCATATAAAG GCCAGACTGCTCTAAATATTGCCATTGAAAGAAGACAATTTGAAATCACTCAGACTCTCATAGAAAAAGGAGCTGATGTCAATGCTCACGCCCAGGGTATTTTCTTTAATCCCAAACATAAACATGAAGGCTTTTATTTTG GTGAAACTGCACTGGCTTTAGCTGCGTGTACCAATCAACCAGATATAATTGAGCTGTTAATGGACAACACCAGGACCAACATTGCTTCTCAGGATTCCAGAGGAAACAATATCCTCCACGCATTAGTTACTGTTGCAGAGGACTTTAAAACTCAGAATGACTTTGTCATCAGAATGTATGACACGATTTTGTtgaaaagcaaagacagaaatttGGAAAAAGTGAAGAACAAGGAGGGTTTGACACCACTACAATTAGCTGCAAAAACTGGGAAGTTAGAG GTTCTGAAATACATCCTCAGCAGAGAGATAAGAGATAAACCCAACAGAAGCCTGTCAAGAAAATTCACAGACTGGGCTTATGGTCCCGTCCAGTCTTCTCTTTATGATTTGACAGAACTCGATACCACTGCAGACAATTCAGTACTGGAAATTATCGTCTACAACACGAATATTGGT AATCGCCACGAAATGCTGACATTGGAGCCTCTTAATTCACTCCTGCgaatgaaatggaagaaatttgCACGCCACATGCTTTTTATGtcatgttgcttttattttctgtacaacGTAACTCTGACATTAGTTTCCTACCACAGGCctaatgaaaatgaa GCTCCACCTTATCCACTGGCTCTGACACGTGGTGTGGGATGGCTGCAGTTATCAGGACAGGTGATGGTTATGTTAGGAGCCATATTTTTAGCCATAAAAGAG AGTGTAGCCATCTTTCTGCTTAGGCCCTCAGACCTGCAGTCAATTCTTTCTGATGCGTGGTTCCACTTTGCATT ttttataCAAGCTATGCTTGTGAtcttctctgtctttttgtACTTGTTTTCCTACAAAGAACACCTCGTGTGTCTTGTTTTGGCAATGGCCCTGGGATGGGCTAATATGCTCTATTTCACCAGAGGTTTCCAGTCCATGGGAATTTACAGTGTTATGATTCAAAAG GTCATCCTGAACGATGTGATAAAATTTTTAGTTGTCTATATCGTGTTTTTGCTGGGATTTGGCGTAG CTCTTGCTGCATTGATTGAAACTTGCCAAAATGGTGGCGAATGCCATTCCAACAGCAGTCTGGGACCTGTTCTGATGGATCTTTTTAAGCTCACCTTAGGTCTGGGTGATCTGGAGATCCAGCAAAATTCCAAGTATCCTGTGCTGTTTCTTCTGCTCCTCATAACTTACGTTGTGTTGacttttgttcttctcttgaACATGCTGATTGCATTAATGGGAGAAACAGTGGAAGATATTTCTAAAGAGAGTGAGCACATCTGGAAACTCCAG AGAGCCAGAACCATTCTGGAATTTGAAAAATTCTTACCAAagtctttgaggaaaaaattccAACTGGGAGAGCGGTGTAAAGTGGCTGAAAACGACACAAGGCTCTGCCTAAG GATTAATGAAGTGAGATGGACTGAGTGGAAAACACACGTTTCGTTTATTAATGAAGATCCAGGGCCAGCAG ATCCAAGCAAAGTTCAAGATAATTCAAGAACTAATAGCAAAAACACCTTGAATACGTTTGAAGAAATGGATGATTTGCCTGAAACTTCTCTTTAG
- the TRPV3 gene encoding transient receptor potential cation channel subfamily V member 3 isoform X2 yields MDSNIRPCASANGEDMDSPQSLQDDVTEYSPNADCCANIAQGAEQTGARKKLKKYLFRAVSEGNIEELQGLLAELKERSSVCTNMTVPDYLMKKFTASDTGKTCLMKALLNINNNTNEIVNILLSFAEENGILERFINAAYTEEAYKGQTALNIAIERRQFEITQTLIEKGADVNAHAQGIFFNPKHKHEGFYFGETALALAACTNQPDIIELLMDNTRTNIASQDSRGNNILHALVTVAEDFKTQNDFVIRMYDTILLKSKDRNLEKVKNKEGLTPLQLAAKTGKLEVLKYILSREIRDKPNRSLSRKFTDWAYGPVQSSLYDLTELDTTADNSVLEIIVYNTNIGNRHEMLTLEPLNSLLRMKWKKFARHMLFMSCCFYFLYNVTLTLVSYHRPNENEAPPYPLALTRGVGWLQLSGQVMVMLGAIFLAIKESVAIFLLRPSDLQSILSDAWFHFAFFIQAMLVIFSVFLYLFSYKEHLVCLVLAMALGWANMLYFTRGFQSMGIYSVMIQKVILNDVIKFLVVYIVFLLGFGVALAALIETCQNGGECHSNSSLGPVLMDLFKLTLGLGDLEIQQNSKYPVLFLLLLITYVVLTFVLLLNMLIALMGETVEDISKESEHIWKLQRARTILEFEKFLPKSLRKKFQLGERCKVAENDTRLCLRINEVRWTEWKTHVSFINEDPGPADPSKVQDNSRTNSKNTLNTFEEMDDLPETSL; encoded by the exons TGCGTCTGCAAATGGGGAAGACATGGATTCCCCACAGTCTCTTCAGGATGATGTGACTGAATATAGCCCTAATGCAGACTGTTG TGCTAACATAGCACAAGGAGCTGAGCAGACAGGAGCCCggaagaagctgaagaaatacCTGTTTCGGGCAGTGTCTGAGGGGAATATTGAAGAATTGCAAGGTCTGCTCGCAGAGCTGAAGGAGAGATCAAGTGTTTGCACAAACATGACTGTGCCAG ATTATCTAATGAAAAAATTCACAGCTTCAGATACTGGGAAAACTTGTCTGATGAAAGCTCTACTGAACATAAACAACAACACAAATGAGATAGTGAATATACTACTAtcctttgcagaagaaaatggtaTTTTGGAGAGGTTCATCAATGCAGCATACACAGAAGAGGCATATAAAG GCCAGACTGCTCTAAATATTGCCATTGAAAGAAGACAATTTGAAATCACTCAGACTCTCATAGAAAAAGGAGCTGATGTCAATGCTCACGCCCAGGGTATTTTCTTTAATCCCAAACATAAACATGAAGGCTTTTATTTTG GTGAAACTGCACTGGCTTTAGCTGCGTGTACCAATCAACCAGATATAATTGAGCTGTTAATGGACAACACCAGGACCAACATTGCTTCTCAGGATTCCAGAGGAAACAATATCCTCCACGCATTAGTTACTGTTGCAGAGGACTTTAAAACTCAGAATGACTTTGTCATCAGAATGTATGACACGATTTTGTtgaaaagcaaagacagaaatttGGAAAAAGTGAAGAACAAGGAGGGTTTGACACCACTACAATTAGCTGCAAAAACTGGGAAGTTAGAG GTTCTGAAATACATCCTCAGCAGAGAGATAAGAGATAAACCCAACAGAAGCCTGTCAAGAAAATTCACAGACTGGGCTTATGGTCCCGTCCAGTCTTCTCTTTATGATTTGACAGAACTCGATACCACTGCAGACAATTCAGTACTGGAAATTATCGTCTACAACACGAATATTGGT AATCGCCACGAAATGCTGACATTGGAGCCTCTTAATTCACTCCTGCgaatgaaatggaagaaatttgCACGCCACATGCTTTTTATGtcatgttgcttttattttctgtacaacGTAACTCTGACATTAGTTTCCTACCACAGGCctaatgaaaatgaa GCTCCACCTTATCCACTGGCTCTGACACGTGGTGTGGGATGGCTGCAGTTATCAGGACAGGTGATGGTTATGTTAGGAGCCATATTTTTAGCCATAAAAGAG AGTGTAGCCATCTTTCTGCTTAGGCCCTCAGACCTGCAGTCAATTCTTTCTGATGCGTGGTTCCACTTTGCATT ttttataCAAGCTATGCTTGTGAtcttctctgtctttttgtACTTGTTTTCCTACAAAGAACACCTCGTGTGTCTTGTTTTGGCAATGGCCCTGGGATGGGCTAATATGCTCTATTTCACCAGAGGTTTCCAGTCCATGGGAATTTACAGTGTTATGATTCAAAAG GTCATCCTGAACGATGTGATAAAATTTTTAGTTGTCTATATCGTGTTTTTGCTGGGATTTGGCGTAG CTCTTGCTGCATTGATTGAAACTTGCCAAAATGGTGGCGAATGCCATTCCAACAGCAGTCTGGGACCTGTTCTGATGGATCTTTTTAAGCTCACCTTAGGTCTGGGTGATCTGGAGATCCAGCAAAATTCCAAGTATCCTGTGCTGTTTCTTCTGCTCCTCATAACTTACGTTGTGTTGacttttgttcttctcttgaACATGCTGATTGCATTAATGGGAGAAACAGTGGAAGATATTTCTAAAGAGAGTGAGCACATCTGGAAACTCCAG AGAGCCAGAACCATTCTGGAATTTGAAAAATTCTTACCAAagtctttgaggaaaaaattccAACTGGGAGAGCGGTGTAAAGTGGCTGAAAACGACACAAGGCTCTGCCTAAG GATTAATGAAGTGAGATGGACTGAGTGGAAAACACACGTTTCGTTTATTAATGAAGATCCAGGGCCAGCAG ATCCAAGCAAAGTTCAAGATAATTCAAGAACTAATAGCAAAAACACCTTGAATACGTTTGAAGAAATGGATGATTTGCCTGAAACTTCTCTTTAG